The Hyalangium ruber genome includes the window ATCAGCAGGGCGCCCTCTTCGTGGCCCAGCAGAATGAGGGCATCTGGCGCTACTCCGCCGAGCCCAATGGGGGCTCCACGCGCGAGCGGGTGGCCACCCCCAGCAATGGGTTCCTCGAGGTACCGCTGGGCGGGCTATCGCTCTACGCCCTGGCCGATGGAGACGGCTACCTCGTCGCCGCGAGCGCGGGGGGCAACCGGGTCGTCCTCTTCCAGCGCAAGCCCCCGCACGACATCGTGGGCGCCTTCAGCGTCCAGGCCAGCGGCACCATCGACGCCGTGACGGGCCCGAACTCCATCGAGGTCTCTTCCCGCGCGCTGGGGACGGCCTTCCCCGGGGGAATCGTGGTCGTCCATGACGCGCAGAACGATCCCACCCAGAACCACAAGCTCGTCTCCTGGCAGAGCGTCGCCAGCGCGTTCTCTCCGCCGCTCCGGAGCAGTGCGCAGCCCAGCCCGGATGGAGGCGTCGATGGCGGGACGGATGGAGGGAAGCCCGGCGGTGGTGGCGGCGGCTCGGGCGGTGGGGGCGGTTCGATCCCCTCGGAGGAGGGGGGCTGTGGCTGTGCCGCGGCGTCCGTCCCCGGCACCGTGCTCTTCCTGGTGGTGGGGCTCGCGCTGCGTGGCCGCAGGCGGCGCGGTTGATGCGGGTTGCCAGCGGGCGTGCGCCGCGCTGAAGTGCCCGCCCTCATGCTTCGACTCCCACTCTCCCTCGCGGTGATGGCCCTCGGCGCCTCTGCGTGCCGTAGCGCTCCTCAGACCTCGGAACCCGT containing:
- a CDS encoding myxosortase-dependent phytase-like phosphatase, with translation MRVPTLLVVLASLAGLSAGAQTVAVNPAGETQVVPRGGVDDLDVALWPNSAAPQRSLLIVSDPTVGLTTYKLDGGEQEVRLGEGVSFGVDVHDSFALPGANAPLIVVANASRALNAYVVDPLTLGLRRVDMDTLRVPNFEPRTVALYRSASSGRFYAFAVNAAGTVQQLELSANQDGGVEGAAVRNFDVGGAVSGAVADDQQGALFVAQQNEGIWRYSAEPNGGSTRERVATPSNGFLEVPLGGLSLYALADGDGYLVAASAGGNRVVLFQRKPPHDIVGAFSVQASGTIDAVTGPNSIEVSSRALGTAFPGGIVVVHDAQNDPTQNHKLVSWQSVASAFSPPLRSSAQPSPDGGVDGGTDGGKPGGGGGGSGGGGGSIPSEEGGCGCAAASVPGTVLFLVVGLALRGRRRRG